Below is a genomic region from Isosphaeraceae bacterium EP7.
CGCCCTCGCTCGCGGCGACACCGCCCAGGTCCACCGGTCGGCCCACAGCCTCAAAGGGTCCGCGAGTAACTTCTCCGCCGGACCCGTCGTCGAGTCGGCCTTACGGCTGGAGCTGATGGGTAAGTCGGGCAATCTCGCCGACGCGCCGAGCGAGTTCAGGGCCCTGGAGGCCAACCTCCTGGACCTTGAGCGAGACCTCAAGGTGCTGGTGACCGAGGGCAATCGTGAGGCGAGCTGACCCCCCGACCGGCGCCCGTTCGGGGTCAATCCGTCATTCGGCGCGTTCGGCCAGCGCCCTTCGATAGTCGGCCAGGAACTCGGCGGTGGGGAGCCCGAAGGGACGGAACTTCTCCAGACGGCCCTGCTCCTCTTCGTGCAGGTAGGCCCGGTTCGTCCCCAGGCGGCTGGCGGCCGGCCCGTCGACGAGATTGCTCGAATCCGCGGGGCTCATCTGGAAGAGCACCCTCGAGGAGAACTCGCGCATCGCGGGGCGGTCGAACGACCGGTTAGCGTTGTTCAGCGAGTCGGCCCAGGCCAGGACGTGAATCCCCAGCGGCGGCCCCTCGCGCAGGAGCGTGGCCAGCCGCTCGGCGGGGCTGACCACCTTCTCGGCGCCGTAGCTGCCAAACCCGCCGTAGCTGTCCTCGGCCCGCCGCAAGTCGCGGAACCGCTGGAGGTCGTGGATCAGGACGAAGACCGCCTGGGCCTCGGCCGATGCGTCTCCCTGACGCCGCTCCAACTCTTCGCCCAACGCATTGAAGGCCGTGCCGACGTCGCGCGTGCCGACCATGTCAACCCGATGGGGCAGCCCCTCGGTCATCGACGCCAGCACGCCCGCGGTCGACGCATCGACGGGCGTGCCGTCGATCAGGATGAACCTCACCTGGCTGGGCGGAAGCTGCGCGGCGAGGCTCAGCAAGCACGACGCCATCACGGCCGTGGCCATCTCGTCCTGCTGGCCGATCAGGAGGAGGTTGGCACCCCCCTGGCGGCGGAACGTCGCGGCCGTCGGGTCCTTGATCGCGATCGCGTCGCCCAGCCAGGCATGCGGCACCTTGGGAGGTTCGGGCCAGCGCCCGGGGGTCGGCTCCAGCCAGCGGGCCAGCAGCGGATTCTGCTCGATCCGGGCCGGGATGTTCCCCTCGAAGACCAGCGGCGGCCGGCGCGGGACGGCCGAGGGCCGCTCGCGGTCGAGCCGCTTGACCTCGTCCAGGTAGACGTCCCGGCGCTCGTCGGAGAGCCAGACCACCTGGAAGATGTGGTTCCCCTCGATCATCCCGTTGGCATCGTTGTAGATCGCCTCGCCGGGGCGGGACAGCAGCCGGGCGGCCGAGTTGTCCTCGCTCAGGATCAGATGGGCGTCCGCCTCGCTGCACTGCAAGGCGATGCGCACGGCCATCTGGCCCAGGGTGCTGCGGGCCAGCGAATAGGCACCGCTCAGGGTCTGCGAGCCCAGGTGGACGTGAATGCCGAAGGCACGGCCCTGGCGCACCAGTCGGTCGAGCAGCAAGGCCGCCTCCTGGCCGAGCTTATCGTCCTCGACGAAGAACTCCTGGAACTCGTCGACGATCAGGAGAAGACGGGGCATCGGCCGGTCGGGCACCGCCTTGCGGTAGGCGGCCAGATCCTGCGCGCCGGCGTCGCGGAATTGGTCCCCGCGCTGCTTCAGCTCCTCGTCCAGCCGCTGGAGGACGCTCAGGCCGAACTCGCGCTCGCTCTCGATGGCGACCACCCGGGCATGCGGCAGGCCGTGCACCGCGTAGGTCTTGAACTCGACCCCCTTCTTGAAGTCGATCAGGAACATCTCGACCTGGTCGGGCGAATAACGCAGCGCCAGGTTCGTGATCAACGCATGAAGCAGTGTGCTCTTGCCCGAACCCGTACGCCCGGCGATCAGGACGTGCTGCGCCGTGCCCCGGCCCAGGGTCAGGTGCTGGAGCCTGGTGGCCCCTGCGCGGCCCAACGGCACGTCGATCCCCTTGGCGCTGTCGGACATCCAGTAATCGGCCGGGTCGGGCGCGATCACGTGGAAGGGGACCTCGACGCGCCCCGCCTCCTTGGCGCGGGCGCCGGCCGACTGAACCATCGCCGTGAACACCTCGGCCGGCGGCGGGGCGTCGAGCGTCAGCGGATACAGGCCGCCGAAGGGGCTCCCCCTCCAGGTGAATTTCCCCTCGCGCCAGGCCAGCACGGTGGCGTACGCCTCCAGGTCCTTCAGCGCGAAGCCCTGCGGCAGCGGCAGCCGCTCGTCCACCGAGATCAGGGTCGTCACCCCGCAGCGTGCCCCCCCCGCGGCGACGCTCAGCAGCCGCCGCGCCGCCTGGTCGCTGAACCCCGCGGGGAAGTTGGCCACCACCAGCACGCGGAACGGCTCGGCCACCTCGCCGGCGTGTTCGTTGTAGTCGCGGATCGACGTGTACTCGTTGCGCAAGTACTTCTGGATCACGTTCTCCATGTGCTCGGTCAGGTCGACCAGCCGCTGCTCGATGTGGCGCTCCTCGGTCCAGATCCTGCTGGTGACCATCGACTCGTCGAAGTCGACTAGGTGCATGAACGCGGCGAAGTTGCGGCCCAGGCCCACCGGGTCGATGATGGTGAACTTCACCTTGCTCGCCGGCAGCGAGGTTAGCCGCCTGAGCATCGCCGCCTGGATCGCATCGACCGCCCGGTTGCGCCCCTCGCCGTAGGCCCTAAGCAGCAGGGAGCCTTCCTCGGGGAACGGGATGAGGGCCGGGGTCGAGAACGCCGAGGGGCCCATGACACGCAGGGCCTCGTCGTGCGAGATCGCGTCGGGAACCTCCGCCGGGTCCACCGCGAGCGACCCGAACCGCATCGTCGCGGGCACCAGCGTGTTGGGCCTCCACTCGTCCGCGGGGCGGCGGGCCCAGTCGAAGAAGAGCCGGCCCGCCACGGAGTCGATCGCGGCGATCTCGGCGTCGACCCGGCCCAGGCCGTCGCGCCATCGGTCGGCCATCTCGGCCCACTCCGCCTCGTGGCGAGCTCGGTTCGCCACGATCCGCCGCTCGTGCTCGCGGTCCAGGCGCCGGCCATCCTTCTCGTAGCCCAGATCAGCCTCGTCGCGGAGCCTGGCGGCGTCGATCTCGATCCTTCCCAGGCCATCCAGGCGTTGAGACTCGGCGTCGGCGATCAGCGGCTTGAGCATCGCATCGGCCGCCTTCAGCTCCGAATCTCGCCTGAACGTGACCTGCGCCAGCTTCGCGTCGTGAGCCTCGTCGCCCGCCCGCTGCTCGGCCTCGTGGCGGCTCTTCGCCGCGGCCAGGTCCCGCTTCGCCTCGTCTTCATGGCGCAGCTTGACGGCCGGGAACAGCCCGGCCAGTAGCCCGATCGTCGACGAGAGCTTCGCATGCGGACCGGAGACCTTCCGCCTGGCCAGCCCGACCAGCCAGGGTCGCAGGCCCACCCCCAGGGCCAACCCGACCGCCGCGCCCGCCGCCGCGCCGATCGTTTCGGCCGCGAACCACCCGGCCCCCGCAAGGGCGGCGATCAGCGCCGCGACCGCCCACGGATACGTCTTCCAGGCCAGCAGCTTCGGCAGGAGGAGCCCTTCCAACCGCTCCAGGTCGGCGGTCGCCTCGGCCACCAGGCCCCTCACACGGGCGAACAACTCCGAGGCCGTCTCCCCCTCGGGTGCCGCGGCGGGGGCGTCAACGGCCGTGCCCGGGAGACCCGAGAAACGCCCGGTGCGAGAGAGCGTCTCCAGGGCATCCTGCTCGATCGGCCCATAGGCTTCCTTCTCGTCGGCCTGGTCCTTTCCCGCCTGGTCGAGCCGCTTCCGGATCCCAT
It encodes:
- a CDS encoding Hpt domain-containing protein, with amino-acid sequence MADQTRPSFDRADLMERLDSDIELISELVQIFLEDAPQLVEELGAALARGDTAQVHRSAHSLKGSASNFSAGPVVESALRLELMGKSGNLADAPSEFRALEANLLDLERDLKVLVTEGNREAS
- a CDS encoding FtsK/SpoIIIE domain-containing protein: MASSTLGRTPSAAGSDASATPRDGRDLVDRQREALELLGRLSKERAAAEVRVERRFEDEKLSATQEYEGVRDGLRRRYEKQIEVLERETGDRRASLIRKSEAAQAAAQAAYEQATRRARSIFSRDRDEAVKTRDDARWQAGAVAEASRDGIRKRLDQAGKDQADEKEAYGPIEQDALETLSRTGRFSGLPGTAVDAPAAAPEGETASELFARVRGLVAEATADLERLEGLLLPKLLAWKTYPWAVAALIAALAGAGWFAAETIGAAAGAAVGLALGVGLRPWLVGLARRKVSGPHAKLSSTIGLLAGLFPAVKLRHEDEAKRDLAAAKSRHEAEQRAGDEAHDAKLAQVTFRRDSELKAADAMLKPLIADAESQRLDGLGRIEIDAARLRDEADLGYEKDGRRLDREHERRIVANRARHEAEWAEMADRWRDGLGRVDAEIAAIDSVAGRLFFDWARRPADEWRPNTLVPATMRFGSLAVDPAEVPDAISHDEALRVMGPSAFSTPALIPFPEEGSLLLRAYGEGRNRAVDAIQAAMLRRLTSLPASKVKFTIIDPVGLGRNFAAFMHLVDFDESMVTSRIWTEERHIEQRLVDLTEHMENVIQKYLRNEYTSIRDYNEHAGEVAEPFRVLVVANFPAGFSDQAARRLLSVAAGGARCGVTTLISVDERLPLPQGFALKDLEAYATVLAWREGKFTWRGSPFGGLYPLTLDAPPPAEVFTAMVQSAGARAKEAGRVEVPFHVIAPDPADYWMSDSAKGIDVPLGRAGATRLQHLTLGRGTAQHVLIAGRTGSGKSTLLHALITNLALRYSPDQVEMFLIDFKKGVEFKTYAVHGLPHARVVAIESEREFGLSVLQRLDEELKQRGDQFRDAGAQDLAAYRKAVPDRPMPRLLLIVDEFQEFFVEDDKLGQEAALLLDRLVRQGRAFGIHVHLGSQTLSGAYSLARSTLGQMAVRIALQCSEADAHLILSEDNSAARLLSRPGEAIYNDANGMIEGNHIFQVVWLSDERRDVYLDEVKRLDRERPSAVPRRPPLVFEGNIPARIEQNPLLARWLEPTPGRWPEPPKVPHAWLGDAIAIKDPTAATFRRQGGANLLLIGQQDEMATAVMASCLLSLAAQLPPSQVRFILIDGTPVDASTAGVLASMTEGLPHRVDMVGTRDVGTAFNALGEELERRQGDASAEAQAVFVLIHDLQRFRDLRRAEDSYGGFGSYGAEKVVSPAERLATLLREGPPLGIHVLAWADSLNNANRSFDRPAMREFSSRVLFQMSPADSSNLVDGPAASRLGTNRAYLHEEEQGRLEKFRPFGLPTAEFLADYRRALAERAE